A window of Maioricimonas rarisocia genomic DNA:
ACGCGAAAGAGCTCGTGGCCTTCGAGTCGACGAGCAGCCTCTCGAACGTGCCCGTTTCCGACTATGTCGAGCAGACGCTGCGCGGCCTCGGCTTCGAGACCGAGCGGCTCGAGTTCGAGGACCGGCAGGGGGTCCGCAAGGCGAGCATCGTCGGCAAGCTGGGGACCGGTACCGGAGGAATGGCTTACTTCTCCCATACGGACGTCGTGCCGGCCGATGACTGGTTCTTTCACGAGCACGGCCCGTTCGAGCCAACCGTGAAAGACGACCGGCTCTTCGGTCGAGGCAGCTGCGACATGAAAGGCTCTCTCGCCTGTATGCTGGCTGCCGCCGAACAGTTCCGCACCGCGAAACTCACGCATCCGGTTTACATCACCTGCACCGCCGACGAAGAGGTCGGGTACAACGGGGCCCGGCAGGTGGCGAGCGAGTCGGCCCTGTTTGCGGAGATGGTCGAAGGAAAGGCTCGCGGGATCGTCGGCGAGCCGACCGAGCTGGAAGTCGTTTACGCTCACAAGGGAGTCTGCGGTCTCGTCGCGACTTCACACGGCCGGGCTGCTCACTCGAGTACCAACGAAGGCGTGAACGCGAATCTGGCGATGATTCCCTACCTCGTCGAGATGAAGCAGATTCATGACGAGACCGAGAGCGATCCCGCCTGGCGCAACGACGAGTTCCAGCCTCCCACGATGAGCTGGAACATCGGCATCAACGATCACACCCGGGCCGTGAACATCACGCCTCCGAAGAGCATCTGCACCGTCTACTGCCGGCCGATGCCGGGACAGGACGTGTCCGCACTCATCGAGCGGGCCCGGGCGAAGGCGGACGAGTGCGACATCGACTTCGAGGTGCGGGCATTCGGTGATGCCTTGTACATCGATCCCACGTCACCATTCGTCGGCGAATGTCTGCAACTTGCGCAGCGCAGCGAACCGCAGACGGTTTCCTACGGCACGGATGGGGCGATGCTGGGAGCCCTCGAGCAACTCGTCGTTCTCGGACCTGGCAGCATTGCACAGGCTCACACCCACGACGAATGGATTGCACTCGAACAGCTTCAGCGGGGGACCGATCTCTACGCAAAGATGATCGACACCTGGTGCGTCTGAAAGCACGCGCTCCGGCCCGTGTCACGTACGCAAACTCAAGAACCGACTGAACGCTCGACGGAAAAAGTATGTCCGAATCTGCCCGGAAAGTCCTCATCCTCAGCGGGGATCTGTTCTTCACCTCGAGTCTGCGGTCGGCCGCCGAGTCGGCCGGCTTCGCTGCCGAGATCGACGCGATGCCCAACGCACAGCGATTCGTGCCGAAGCTGGCGAGCGAGGAGTATTCTGCCGTCGTGATTGATCTGGAGTCGCCCGGCCTGGACGTCAGCAAGGTGATCGAAGCGCTGCCGGCCGAGCCCCGGCCCCGCACGATTGCTTTCGGTCCCCACGTGCAGGTCGCGCGGTTGGAAGCGGCCCGCCAGGCGGGATGCGATCACGTCGTCTCGCGGGGACAGATCTCGGCAAATCTGGCGACGCTGCTGACTGGCGAGGCCTGATCGACCGTCGTCCCGGGCGGACGAGGCGTCAGTTCCACTCCGGGACCGATCGCTCGAGAGCCATCTGCCGGGCCGCTTCCCGGTGATAATCGTCCGCGCGACGAGCTTCTTCGATGTCGCCCGCCCGCTCGAGCCATCGAGACGCGGCACGAAACGCCCGTCCGGCTCGCAACCACATTTGTTTCGCACCGTAGCCGTGACCGAGCGTCATGAGTGCATGACCGCAGCCGGCGTTATCCCCTTCCCTCCTTGAGGCGGCATAGCCGCTCAGCAGGTGTCGCCGCCCGCCTTCCCAGCGACCCAGCTTCAGGCAGGCCGCTCCGAGGTTGATCTCCCATTCGCCCCGCTCAGCGATGTCGGAGTGTTGGAGTCCCTCGTCGAGCCAGGTCGCGGCCGCCCCCCAGCTCTTCCAGTGTGCGGCAATGGCGGCGGCATCGCGCAGGATTTCGAGGGAGACAGGTCGCTCAGTCGCGTCGACGGCGAGTGTGTCACACCATGCGGAGATCGCCAGCTGTTCGAACTGGCGGGCGCCGGAAAGATCACCTTCGAACCGGTAGCCGGCCTCCAGCAGCCGACAGCAGAGAGCCGTCCATCCGGAGTGCTGCGCCGCCTGAGCGGTTCGCCACGCCTGCTGGAGCGAACGGAGCGCTGCGTTGTGGTCGGACTCATGCTCAGCAGCAAACCGGGCCAGCGCGATGCTCGATCGAGGTGAGGGATCAACCGCGACGGCCGCGTGCAGATGAGCACGCGCTCCTGCAGGGCGATTTTCGGCCTCGGCCTGCCGGGCGGACCAGAGCAGGCGTTCGCAGACGGCCGAAGGGACGGGCAGCGGCCCGTGATCGACAAAGGCTCTCATGAACCGATTCCTGATGGGGTCCGGTCGATAAGAGCGTGCACGCGATGTCCGCCACGCCGGCGGTCACCGGGAGACCTGAGACGGAACCAGTTTTGCCGGTTGTTCCTCCTTTGTCAATACTGCGTATTGTGACATTTGAACCGGTGAGGGTGACCAGTATGGCAGGTCTGTCAGCCGGAGAGTGGACGAAGCGGGTCGGGAAGCTGTCAGATTGGCAGCGGTCTGACAATCTGCCACGAGTGCCTCAGACAGTTTTGACACCACGGCCACAGGTCGTGTGGCGCAAGTCCCTGTGAAGAAGACTCTTACGGGTGTCGTCCTGATTGGCACGCGCTTCGCATAAGGGTCTGGCACATCGGAATCTGAAGTCCGACCACGCGGACGGTGTAGCTGTTGGAACAGGCAGAGAAGAATCTGCAGGCCGTCCGCTTGATGCTGTATTAAGAGATGCGACGAGGAGCAACCAATGGCGAAGAAGGCCGCCTCGGGTGGGGGAATTCGGATCGTTCCCCTTGGCGACAAAGTGGTTCTGAAGCGGCAGTCTGCTTCGGAGACGACGGCTGGGGGCATCGTGCTGCCGGATTCCGCACAGGACAAACCTCAGAAGGGTGAGGTCGTGGCGGTCGGCGACGGACACGTCCGCCAGGATGGCACGCGCGTGCCGTTGACGGTCAAGGAAGGCGACCGCGTCATCTTCAGCTCCTACGCCGGCGACGAGATCAAGATCGGCGACGCGGAGTACCTGCTGATGCGCGAAA
This region includes:
- a CDS encoding M20 family metallopeptidase → MTALDYAKELVAFESTSSLSNVPVSDYVEQTLRGLGFETERLEFEDRQGVRKASIVGKLGTGTGGMAYFSHTDVVPADDWFFHEHGPFEPTVKDDRLFGRGSCDMKGSLACMLAAAEQFRTAKLTHPVYITCTADEEVGYNGARQVASESALFAEMVEGKARGIVGEPTELEVVYAHKGVCGLVATSHGRAAHSSTNEGVNANLAMIPYLVEMKQIHDETESDPAWRNDEFQPPTMSWNIGINDHTRAVNITPPKSICTVYCRPMPGQDVSALIERARAKADECDIDFEVRAFGDALYIDPTSPFVGECLQLAQRSEPQTVSYGTDGAMLGALEQLVVLGPGSIAQAHTHDEWIALEQLQRGTDLYAKMIDTWCV
- the groES gene encoding co-chaperone GroES; this translates as MAKKAASGGGIRIVPLGDKVVLKRQSASETTAGGIVLPDSAQDKPQKGEVVAVGDGHVRQDGTRVPLTVKEGDRVIFSSYAGDEIKIGDAEYLLMRESDILATY
- a CDS encoding ANTAR domain-containing protein, translating into MSESARKVLILSGDLFFTSSLRSAAESAGFAAEIDAMPNAQRFVPKLASEEYSAVVIDLESPGLDVSKVIEALPAEPRPRTIAFGPHVQVARLEAARQAGCDHVVSRGQISANLATLLTGEA